The following proteins come from a genomic window of Misgurnus anguillicaudatus chromosome 10, ASM2758022v2, whole genome shotgun sequence:
- the LOC129449207 gene encoding LOW QUALITY PROTEIN: uncharacterized protein (The sequence of the model RefSeq protein was modified relative to this genomic sequence to represent the inferred CDS: inserted 1 base in 1 codon; deleted 1 base in 1 codon) has product MHFFLATSPMVSSASGIALEYNPCSRVCNCALGSIGIPSQSWKILLLFPAFGFTLLGGTIFINIISLITTIRQHSKRRKDLVKTEIQSASKPTFCYIKAAKTIGTPTVGFTASLTPIAVFVVRNVFGNKWCXFSFFAFWSLTTNVIIYSVRDQKFRNRAYQLLISTR; this is encoded by the exons ATGCACTTTTTCCTGGCTACTTCGCCGATGGTTAGCAGTGCCAGTGGTATTGCATTGGAGTACAATCCTTGCAGTAGAGTGTGCAATTGCGCATTGGGAAGCATTGGCATCCCATCCCAGTCCTGGAAAATATTGTTACTTTTCCCTGCCTTTGGTTTTACCCTACTCGGAGGTACTATTTTCATCAACATCATATCCCTCATCACCACAATTCGCCAGCATTCAAAACGAAGAAAGGACCTCGTCAAGACCGAGATTCAAAGCGCATCGAAACCAACTTTCTGCTACATCAAAGCTGCAAAGACGATAGGGACG CCGACAGTGGGTTTCACCGCGTCTTTAACCCCCATCGCGGTGTTTGTAGTTAGAAACGTCTTTGGCAATAAGTGGT GGTTTTCATTCTTTGCTTTTTGGAGTTTGACCACGAATGTTATTATATATAGTGTCAGAGACCAGAAGTTTAGAAACCGAGCTTATCAACTACTCATATCGACTCGTTGA